In Nicotiana tabacum cultivar K326 chromosome 17, ASM71507v2, whole genome shotgun sequence, one DNA window encodes the following:
- the LOC107769874 gene encoding AP-3 complex subunit sigma: protein MIKAVMVINTLGKPRLSKFYEFQPAEKQQELIRHVYAVLSNRPDNVSNFIRSLGSIFGPDTRLVYKHYATLYFVFLFDNSENELAMLDLIQVFVETLDKCFRSVCELDVVFNYSKMHTILDEIILGGQVLETDSVEVMKAVEEITKLESTTSASTLINNSIPSWWAR from the exons ATGATAAAGGCGGTAATGGTTATTAACACCCTCGGCAAGCCTCGCCTTTCCAAATTCTACGAATTTCAG CCAGCGGAGAAGCAACAAGAGCTCATACGTCATGTATACGCAG tGTTAAGCAACAGGCCTGACAATGTGAGCAATTTTATTCGGAGCTTGGGTTCAATTTTCGGTCCG GATACAAGGCTCGTGTATAAGCACTATGCTACCTTATATTTCGTGTTTCTATTTGATAACTCTGAGAATGAGTTGGCCATGCTCGATCTAATACAAG TTTTTGTGGAAACACTGGACAAATGCTTCAGAAGTGTATGCGAACTTGATGTAGTATTCAATTATAGCAAG ATGCATACCATTTTAGATGAAATAATTTTAGGTGGTCAAGTGCTAGAAACAGATTCTGTTGAAGTTATGAAAGCAGTTGAGGAGATTACAAA ATTAGAGTCAACCACAAGTGCTAGCACATTGATCAACAATTCTATTCCTTCTTGGTGGGCTAGATAG